The following is a genomic window from Plasmodium yoelii strain 17X genome assembly, chromosome: 12.
AGCATCTGTATTACTTTcaggatttttttttatttttttatataaattatatacttttCTACATTCTATAGCCATTTTTTTGGCTTCTAGATATCCATACTGTTTTATAGGATaatattttgcacatcttCTTCCATTTGATGTATACCAAGTTGCTTTCCATCTATATTGCTTTCTATCATAATGTACACCAACAATTCTTGAATTTATATCATCACCATTCTcttcattaatattttcatttgaattgtgaatgttattattactactatcatttatatttaatactttatcaACATTTTGAAATCCCCCTAAATTGttaattatatctttatatttatttatatttttaatatcatctattttattatgatcAGTTTCACTATTATCTACATCTTTATCATAATCTTGATTATATATTCTCCccaacatatttttttcgtcatCATTTATTGAAACTGAGTTTGAGTTGGGATTCAAATTGGGGTTCGAAATTTGGTTCGAATTTTGGTTCGAATTTTGGTTCGAAATTTGGTTCGAATTTTGGTTCAAATTTTGGTTCAAATTTTGGTTCGAATTTTGGTTCGGAATTTGGTTCGAATTTTGGCTATTTTCTGATATTAAAAATCGATTCCCATTAATTCCAGTAGAATGTGAAAAGTTTTCTTTTCTAATTCCTACAGTTTTATAATTTCCTGATACATTTCCCATTTCAAATTTTTCTATCCAATTATTCGAAACTTGTAAATCTTTTTCATCTGGCAAATATTCATTTGTATTGTGTATAATATGACTATCTATAAAATCAGAATAACCATGATTTAATGATAATTgttctaaatttttataacaagaagaagaagatgaTATACAAGAAGCAGATGATTTTAAAGATGTTCCTGTAGAAGTacatgttatatttttttttaaattttttttgatattatttattttttcgccatttttttcatattctatatcattattaatattatttaatttgataCTCAAATTTTGTTTAGATCCTAATTGGTTTGCCTTTTGAAAAAAAGCATCTTGAATAGTGTTATTTTGAACAATGTTCATATTATCTTTACttgataaatttttatttatatttacatttttatttatacttacatttttatttatacttacatttttatttatacttacatttttattttctaaatagtataattcattttttattttggaaTTATCCTTAGGAATATCATCATTTTGCTGAATTTTATGAgagaaattatttttttttttttttgaaaatttttcTATTCCTTTTTCATCTAAATTATCTATAACATTAACTGGATAGTTTCCATCATTTTCCCAATCACCCATtttgtcattattattgctattattattgttactattattattgccaTTGCCATGATCAACATTTGGTTCACTATTTGGTTCGCTACTTgtaaacaattttttatctttGTCATTTATTGCATTATTAGTTAAATATTTACtcttaattaaatttaatagTTGATCCTCATCATCTATAGAATTTTGTAAATCATAATTCATAATGGTATTcacatttgtattattaattttgctaattttaaaaatatctatattatcaCGTGTTTGTAAATTGTTCAAAATATTTCCAGCAACGAAATCCTCAGAATGTGTATTGCTTCTAATAGAACCACTTATAGAATCagaaaatgaattattatttttatgatgaaatgaattattatttttatgatgaattgagttattatttttatgatgaattgagttattattttgatgaTGAAATgagttattattttgatgaTGAATTgagttattattttgatgaTGAAATgagttattattttgatgataaaatgaattatattttctactctcattattattatcatcactaCTATAATAGCactcattattattactcattaatttttttgatgtGTTTTGAATATTATCTGAAATACTATTAGTTAATTTTTCCCAaattttttcacttttttgcATAAAGTTggcatcatttttatcagtTTGATTTATAAGATGTCTCTTTTTAGTACCATTTTGATTACTCAATGTTTCATCTTCTGAATTTGGCTTATCtataatatttcttttttttatattttttttattattttttttaataatatctcctttattattttcaatttcttcaatttttaaattttctcGATTTTCGAATTTtaacttattattttgatgCTTAGCTCGATATGCTTGCTCAAAAATTAAAGCCTCTTCTGgaattttttgataatttttacAATAGATAGCTAATCTACGAGCATAATCAAATCCGAATAATTTAATAGGAAAATATTTTGCAACTCTTTTACCATCTTCATTCCAATTAACACTCCATCTTTGTTGATATCTATCAAAATAAACGCCTTGTACTAATGGAAATTTTTTAGCTCTTTTTACCATTTCTTCAGTTAATATTGCTTTATGTAATTTATATTGAGCACCACCTTTTTTACTTGGTAAATGTCTTAAGATATCTAAATATTTAAACATCTCTCTTTCATCCATATTTCGATTAAATAATATAggtattttttcattattttgttcaaTTTCTggtatattttcattattattattattgttatattttttattttttttatttttttttttttgtttatcatctttttcttcatctatctcatcttcattattttctaaaattattttatttaaatatattccttcttttttttctcgttctttttcttttttttttaatattttatcttctttttttGAATCATTACCCACATTTTTACCTTTATCATGTAATCCATAAAATTTATCAGATTTTTTTCTTAACTCTTCGGAccataaatttatacatttttttgctGCATTTCTTTGAGGCCGTTTTGAATATGGTTCATTAGGTATAATAGGTGGAGGACACGatgttttataattatcaatAGATATTATAGGTTCTTCTATATTTacatgatttatttttatattatctttagatatactaatattattttcaatctCATTAATAATCGTTTTAGATGTATCAACAATCTTATTGTCATATTCAGATTCTTTTTCATATAAGCAATTTCTATTCTCGGACCCATTTGAATTTGAAATTTCGTAGTTATCGgttttgctatttttttgatatatagGAGATTGAACTATTTGAGGAATCATATTATGAACCACTGCATTTTTATCAAAACCTTCGGAGATGTTGCTTTCTAAAATGGTgccattttctttattttcgttattttttgAAGTAGGAATTTTGGGTAGGCCATATAATAGATCGGCATTGTCGTCGGCACTACTCTTTTTATGAATGGGTTCATTATCTGATAACCGAATTTGgctattaattaaattttctGAATTTAGGATCCCCACCTCattttgattaaaaaaattttgtaCTATCATTTGTTGGTGAGTTGTATCTTCTTCTActgtttcattattataaatataatttttataagaatttatagaattaatttgttttttaatattatttaataataaattatcgTTGATtctttttcgttttttattttttttttcatcattatctGAAagagtattattattattattgttttgtAAACAATTTGTATCTGTTTGTTCTAAATGTTGATCTTTAGGTTGctctaaattatttaaagatatcttattaatattttttatatgcataAGCATTGATTGTATTtcggtttttttttttacttctttattttccttattcaaatcatattttatatttattatcttGCCACTTTGATCGCCATCAAAATTATGGTTtctagctattttttttttctgtattttattacaaaatttatttaatttatttgctAATTCtgtattatttaataaatcaaATGTATTTTCGttaaattcaaatttatttaaattatttatatttcctgCATTTTcatgtattaattttatatttttatttttttcatttttatcataattattaatgccattattatttattagtgagctattattttttttagatttttttaatttatttgaaaaattattaacactattattattgtattctttatcattattacaatttttataattatgatCATAACTAATGCACTttgtattttcaaaattataatttattttagaatctttaaaacaaattataGTACCACTTTTAGATGCATTATCTATATTcgtattattaaatttttcagAAATtgaattttctttattacatatataattttcattacaaatttcttttattttatcatcattattattaccatcattattattaccatcattattatcatcattattaccatcatcattattaccATCATTATTACCATCATTATTaccatcattattatcatcattattatcatcattattatcatcattattatcatcattattaccATCATTATTaccatcattattattgtcatcattataaatgttgttttcaaaatttaaattatttatgtcactattttttcttaaaagCTTTGTATTTGTACATGATGTAGAAGTAGAAATTGTTGTATCATTACTATCAttgcattttattaaataatcaacatttaattttattttattttttaaatcattggttgtattattataaatatcattatattCTACACTATTTACacacatattattataacatccaaaatcatttatttttttatctacatttatttttaccaaAGAATTATCTATTGCATTTACTCCCTCATCATCATCTCTTCTATCGTCACATTCGTATCTTCTATCATCCCCATTCTTTTTCTTCGTTTTCTTCttcttattattattattgttaccaCTTGGATTGTTATTGTTAATAGTAGGGGTTCTACCAATATCTCTTTTATCACTAACTATATCATGtgtatatgtattaataGGTGGCTGAAACATTTCTTTCGGATCAGTTCTCTTTAATTGactaatatataaatcataatcctttttattaattccGATTTTTATACCTTGCTCATTATAATTGTTTGTATTAAATTTAATCGgcaatatattaatttggtTAATTGTATGCATATAGGCGTCTTCGCCAATATTATCAAAGTTTTCTTCTTCAGGCTtcatgttattttttaatttataaaacaataaaaataaataaaaaactaaGAAAATGTATAAATTGTGTTATTACAATAgttgtaataattttattcaaacatatagaaataaaattaatttaaaaaaaaaaaaaattttcttATAATTATGCAAACATGCATATTTaaattgtctttttttttttttttttttttttttgttgttaCTTATTCATTGTTATTTTTGTAAGgacaataaaaatgtattgatccaaaaaacaaaatataaatatatatttacaaatatatgcAGTATGGTAAAAagacttttttttttttttttatctttattttacctttataaaaaattttaaaacagGAAATTCTTAATTATATAtctcattattatatgtatacatgtATGTATTATGTAGTATGTAGCATGTATTATGCAGTATGTATTATGTATTAACGCATTCTCATATAAATGCATAAATACAAATTAGTGGAAACTAAAATACAAAAggttatattaattaatgtacatatattcttaataataaaatacgcACATTTGAGAAATATAAGGATGGGGTctcccaaaaaaaaaaagtggatactaaaaaacataaattataacattCTTCTTATATAATAACATACACAtggaaatttattaaaaccaTATGAACAGTTCacgttaaataaaaaattatcatgATACTTATATATAGTAAGTATTATTccaaaaatacaaattagtttatcacaaaaaaaaaattatataattttatataattttctccattttataatttttcaacTGGTTGATCTATCATTCCAGAAAAACCCtaattatgtatttttttaaatttttatatcacaaaaaaaatgttattattgAACAATGTATAAttacaataaataataaaaatataataacaacattgttataaatatgtataatacttttgtaaataaatcaatatatatatatacatatattaatataatatatacactaAATTTGATGTCTAAATCTTGTTATATTCGAATAACGATCCACGAAACTTAATGTAGctcatgaaaaaaaaaaaaaaaaaaaaaaaaaaatgaaataattttgtaaattaaATGCAAAGAATAATATAGTAGTTTCCACGTGTCTGTGAATCAATGTAATATAAACTTATGAATTGGTAAAATTTATTACAAATGTACGTTTTGTGtttatagaataataaaca
Proteins encoded in this region:
- a CDS encoding erythrocyte membrane protein → MKPEEENFDNIGEDAYMHTINQINILPIKFNTNNYNEQGIKIGINKKDYDLYISQLKRTDPKEMFQPPINTYTHDIVSDKRDIGRTPTINNNNPSGNNNNNKKKKTKKKNGDDRRYECDDRRDDDEGVNAIDNSLVKINVDKKINDFGCYNNMCVNSVEYNDIYNNTTNDLKNKIKLNVDYLIKCNDSNDTTISTSTSCTNTKLLRKNSDINNLNFENNIYNDDNNNDGNNDGNNDDNNDDNNDDNNDDNNDGNNDGNNDGNNDDGNNDDNNDGNNNDGNNNDDKIKEICNENYICNKENSISEKFNNTNIDNASKSGTIICFKDSKINYNFENTKCISYDHNYKNCNNDKEYNNNSVNNFSNKLKKSKKNNSSLINNNGINNYDKNEKNKNIKLIHENAGNINNLNKFEFNENTFDLLNNTELANKLNKFCNKIQKKKIARNHNFDGDQSGKIINIKYDLNKENKEVKKKTEIQSMLMHIKNINKISLNNLEQPKDQHLEQTDTNCLQNNNNNNTLSDNDEKKNKKRKRINDNLLLNNIKKQINSINSYKNYIYNNETVEEDTTHQQMIVQNFFNQNEVGILNSENLINSQIRLSDNEPIHKKSSADDNADLLYGLPKIPTSKNNENKENGTILESNISEGFDKNAVVHNMIPQIVQSPIYQKNSKTDNYEISNSNGSENRNCLYEKESEYDNKIVDTSKTIINEIENNISISKDNIKINHVNIEEPIISIDNYKTSCPPPIIPNEPYSKRPQRNAAKKCINLWSEELRKKSDKFYGLHDKGKNVGNDSKKEDKILKKKEKEREKKEGIYLNKIILENNEDEIDEEKDDKQKKKNKKNKKYNNNNNNENIPEIEQNNEKIPILFNRNMDEREMFKYLDILRHLPSKKGGAQYKLHKAILTEEMVKRAKKFPLVQGVYFDRYQQRWSVNWNEDGKRVAKYFPIKLFGFDYARRLAIYCKNYQKIPEEALIFEQAYRAKHQNNKLKFENRENLKIEEIENNKGDIIKKNNKKNIKKRNIIDKPNSEDETLSNQNGTKKRHLINQTDKNDANFMQKSEKIWEKLTNSISDNIQNTSKKLMSNNNECYYSSDDNNNESRKYNSFYHQNNNSFHHQNNNSIHHQNNNSFHHQNNNSIHHKNNNSIHHKNNNSFHHKNNNSFSDSISGSIRSNTHSEDFVAGNILNNLQTRDNIDIFKISKINNTNVNTIMNYDLQNSIDDEDQLLNLIKSKYLTNNAINDKDKKLFTSSEPNSEPNVDHGNGNNNSNNNNSNNNDKMGDWENDGNYPVNVIDNLDEKGIEKFSKKKKNNFSHKIQQNDDIPKDNSKIKNELYYLENKNVSINKNVSINKNVSINKNVNINKNLSSKDNMNIVQNNTIQDAFFQKANQLGSKQNLSIKLNNINNDIEYEKNGEKINNIKKNLKKNITCTSTGTSLKSSASCISSSSSCYKNLEQLSLNHGYSDFIDSHIIHNTNEYLPDEKDLQVSNNWIEKFEMGNVSGNYKTVGIRKENFSHSTGINGNRFLISENSQNSNQIPNQNSNQNLNQNLNQNSNQISNQNSNQNSNQISNPNLNPNSNSVSINDDEKNMLGRIYNQDYDKDVDNSETDHNKIDDIKNINKYKDIINNLGGFQNVDKVLNINDSSNNNIHNSNENINEENGDDINSRIVGVHYDRKQYRWKATWYTSNGRRCAKYYPIKQYGYLEAKKMAIECRKVYNLYKKIKKNPESNTDANDIDFETTIFPKEYYISLFENDEKKDGYYMDNKKGKKIKTKKDNIHIPVTSSNSPRNNNNHSNSNSNIRNNIELPFYNSNNEYYHNCGNNSNNDCSNVMNSTNSGTNKYSNNLLNLNDDSKKKKQYNDALNKIEIIKSMEYTNLSDNVDNDNNNNSHKFNTILTGFNDYNIKKKKNENNLDKMMCFPIGAKANGNYFFKNIAELSKFKKQNSQNNNNFGYICDRGSDSICHSTFKNEIDEEEKEEKEEKNNEDGNTNENNLNNSIKYLSPSLLSLYYLSENILNFQKGTIKYILQDLRDNCLSNLAYDIQNITFQEYYMAIHYLNRYVNDSTCYDDIFFLLKVLAQNLEIKKIPSLYNEEKQKELLNSLTVITKKLKNNYSYYTHNTFKNTNELDKFSSLIFQ